A single region of the Halorubrum depositum genome encodes:
- a CDS encoding DUF6757 family protein, with protein MRCHYCEREATYEAEQSGVVVGLCEEHFKQRVEELAESDELASLRDRIDVESSE; from the coding sequence ATGCGGTGTCACTACTGCGAGCGGGAGGCCACGTACGAGGCCGAGCAGAGCGGCGTGGTCGTCGGCCTCTGCGAGGAGCACTTCAAGCAACGCGTCGAGGAGCTCGCGGAGTCGGACGAGCTCGCGTCGCTCCGCGACCGGATCGACGTCGAGTCGTCGGAGTAG